Proteins found in one Chlamydia pneumoniae TW-183 genomic segment:
- the pknD gene encoding serine/threonine-protein kinase PknD: MERYDIVRIIGKGGMGEVYLAYDPVCSRKVALKKIREDLAENPLLKRRFLREARIAADLIHPGVVPVYTIYSEKDPVYYTMPYIEGYTLKTLLKSVWQKESLSKELAEKTSVGAFLSIFHKICCTIEYVHSRGILHRDLKPDNILLGLFSEAVILDWGAAVACGEEEDLLDIDVSKEEVLSSRMTIPGRIVGTPDYMAPERLLGHPASKSTDIYALGVVLYQMLTLSFPYRRKKGKKIVLDGQRIPSPQEVAPYREIPPFLSAVVMRMLAVDPQERYSSVTELKEDIESHLKGSPKWTLTTALPPKKSSSWKLNEPILLSKYFPMLEVSPASWYSLAISNIESFSEMRLEYTLSKKGLNEGFGILLPTSENALGGDFYQGYGFWLHIKERTLSVSLVKNSLEIQRCSQDLESDKETFLIALEQHNHSLSLFVDGTTWLIHMNYLPSRSGRVAIIVRDMEDILEDIGIFESSGSLRVSCLAVPDAFLAEKLYDRALVLYRRIAESFPGRKEGYEARFRAGITVLEKASTDNNEQEFALAIEEFSKLHDGVAAPLEYLGKALVYQRLQEYNEEIKSLLLALKRYSQHPEIFRLKDHVVYRLHESFYKRDRLALVFMILVLEIAPQAITPGQEEKILVWLKDKSRATLFCLLDPTVLELRSSKMELFLSYWSGFIPHLNSLFHRAWDQSDVRALIEIFYVACDLHKWQFLSSCIDIFKESLEDQKATEEIVEFSFEDLGAFLFAIQSIFNKEDAEKIFVSNDQLSPILLVYIFDLFANRALLESQGEAIFQALDLIRSKVPENFYHDYLRNHEIRAHLWCRNEKALSTIFENYTEKQLKDEQHELFVLYGCYLALIQGAEAAKQHFDVCREDRIFPASLLARNYNRLGLPKDALSYQERRLLLRQKFLYFHCLGNHDERDLCQTMYHLLTEEFQL, translated from the coding sequence TTGGAGCGCTATGATATTGTTAGAATTATTGGAAAGGGAGGCATGGGTGAAGTCTATCTTGCCTACGATCCTGTATGTTCTCGTAAAGTAGCTCTTAAAAAAATTCGTGAAGATCTTGCAGAAAATCCTCTTTTGAAAAGGAGGTTTTTACGAGAGGCAAGAATTGCCGCTGACCTTATTCATCCTGGTGTTGTTCCTGTCTATACTATTTACAGCGAGAAAGATCCTGTATACTACACGATGCCCTACATAGAGGGATATACACTAAAAACCTTACTGAAGAGTGTATGGCAAAAGGAATCCCTGTCTAAGGAATTAGCAGAGAAAACTTCTGTAGGGGCATTTCTTTCTATCTTTCATAAGATCTGCTGCACTATAGAATATGTCCATTCTCGGGGCATTCTTCATCGCGACCTTAAACCCGATAACATCTTATTAGGTCTTTTTAGTGAGGCTGTAATCTTAGATTGGGGAGCAGCAGTTGCCTGTGGAGAAGAAGAGGATCTTCTTGATATAGATGTCAGCAAAGAGGAGGTGCTCTCTTCAAGAATGACAATTCCAGGAAGAATAGTAGGGACTCCAGATTATATGGCTCCTGAGAGGCTCCTGGGCCATCCAGCTTCTAAAAGTACAGACATTTATGCTTTAGGAGTGGTTCTTTATCAGATGCTCACTCTCTCTTTTCCTTATAGAAGAAAAAAAGGAAAGAAAATAGTTCTTGACGGTCAGAGAATTCCAAGTCCTCAAGAGGTAGCTCCTTATCGAGAAATCCCTCCGTTTCTTTCCGCTGTAGTGATGAGAATGTTGGCTGTAGATCCTCAAGAGCGCTATTCTTCGGTAACAGAGCTTAAGGAAGATATCGAGAGTCATCTGAAAGGGAGTCCTAAATGGACTTTAACCACAGCCCTGCCACCTAAAAAATCTTCTAGTTGGAAGCTAAACGAACCTATTTTACTTTCTAAGTATTTTCCAATGTTGGAGGTCTCTCCAGCGTCATGGTACAGTTTAGCAATCTCTAATATTGAGAGTTTTTCTGAGATGCGCTTGGAGTATACTCTTTCTAAAAAAGGCTTGAACGAAGGCTTTGGTATTTTACTTCCCACGTCAGAAAATGCTTTAGGGGGAGATTTTTACCAGGGGTATGGCTTTTGGCTGCATATTAAGGAGAGAACCTTATCCGTGTCTCTGGTGAAAAATAGCCTAGAAATCCAGAGGTGCTCTCAAGATTTGGAATCTGATAAAGAGACCTTCTTGATAGCTTTAGAGCAGCATAATCATAGTTTATCTTTGTTTGTCGATGGTACGACTTGGCTTATCCATATGAATTATCTGCCAAGTCGTAGTGGGCGAGTCGCTATCATAGTTCGCGATATGGAAGATATCCTGGAAGATATAGGCATTTTTGAAAGTAGTGGCTCTTTGAGGGTCAGTTGTCTTGCTGTTCCTGACGCTTTTCTTGCTGAGAAGTTATATGATCGCGCTTTAGTGCTTTACCGAAGGATCGCAGAATCTTTCCCAGGACGTAAAGAAGGTTATGAAGCAAGGTTCAGAGCAGGAATTACAGTTTTAGAGAAGGCCTCTACAGATAATAATGAACAGGAATTTGCTCTAGCCATTGAAGAATTCTCAAAATTACATGACGGGGTTGCTGCTCCCTTAGAATACCTTGGTAAGGCTTTAGTATATCAGAGACTCCAAGAGTATAATGAAGAAATTAAGAGTTTGCTATTAGCATTGAAACGTTATTCGCAGCATCCTGAAATCTTTAGGCTTAAAGACCATGTGGTTTACCGACTCCATGAGAGCTTTTATAAACGGGATCGCCTTGCTCTGGTGTTCATGATTTTAGTATTGGAAATAGCTCCCCAGGCAATCACTCCAGGGCAGGAAGAAAAAATCCTGGTTTGGTTAAAGGACAAATCTCGGGCTACCTTATTTTGCCTCCTGGATCCCACGGTCTTAGAGCTGCGCTCTTCTAAAATGGAATTATTTTTAAGTTATTGGTCTGGGTTTATTCCCCATCTCAATAGTCTATTTCATAGAGCTTGGGATCAAAGCGATGTGCGAGCTTTGATCGAGATTTTCTATGTTGCTTGTGATCTTCATAAATGGCAGTTTCTCTCTTCTTGTATCGACATATTTAAAGAGTCTCTTGAGGATCAGAAAGCCACAGAAGAGATTGTTGAGTTCTCTTTCGAGGATTTAGGGGCATTTCTTTTTGCTATTCAGAGCATCTTTAACAAGGAAGATGCAGAGAAGATCTTTGTTTCTAATGATCAATTATCGCCAATCCTTCTTGTTTATATATTCGATCTTTTTGCAAATCGTGCTCTTCTGGAATCTCAAGGAGAGGCTATTTTTCAGGCTTTGGATCTCATCCGAAGTAAAGTTCCTGAAAATTTTTATCATGATTACTTGCGGAATCATGAAATCCGAGCGCATCTTTGGTGCCGCAATGAGAAGGCTCTAAGCACGATTTTTGAAAACTATACAGAGAAACAGCTAAAGGATGAGCAACATGAACTGTTCGTTCTCTATGGATGTTACCTTGCTCTTATACAAGGTGCTGAGGCGGCAAAGCAGCATTTTGATGTATGTCGTGAAGATCGCATTTTCCCTGCTTCATTATTAGCTAGAAATTACAATCGTTTAGGTCTTCCCAAAGATGCTCTTAGCTATCAAGAGCGGCGTTTGTTATTGCGACAAAAGTTTCTCTATTTCCATTGTCTTGGTAACCACGACGAGCGTGACTTATGCCAGACTATGTATCACCTCTTAACCGAAGAATTTCAGCTTTAA